From one Bos indicus x Bos taurus breed Angus x Brahman F1 hybrid chromosome 7, Bos_hybrid_MaternalHap_v2.0, whole genome shotgun sequence genomic stretch:
- the TMEM205 gene encoding transmembrane protein 205, with the protein MEEGGNPGSLTKVVHLLVLSGAWGMQMWVTFISGFVLFRGLPRHTFGLVQSKLFPFYFHISMGCAFVNLCILASQCSWAQLTFWEASQLFLLLLSLTLATVNARWLESRTTAAMWALQTVEKERGLGGEVPGSHQGSDPYHQLRGQDPKYSALRQQFFRYHGLSSLCNLGCLLSNGLHLAGLALALHNL; encoded by the exons ATGGAGGAAGGTGGGAATCCAGGAAGCTTGACTAAAGTGGTCCATCTCCTGGTCTTGTCAGGGGCCTGGGGCATGCAAATGTGGGTGACCTTCATCTCAG GCTTTGTGCTTTTCCGAGGCCTTCCCCGACATACCTTCGGTCTGGTGCAGAGCAAACTCTTCCCTTTCTACTTTCACATCTCCATGGGCTGTGCCTTCGTCAACCTCTGCATCTTGGCTTCACAGTGTTCCTGGGCTCAGCTCACATTCTGGGAGGCCAGCCAG CTCTTCTTGCTGCTCCTGAGCCTCACACTGGCCACCGTCAATGCCCGCTGGCTGGAGTCCCGCACCACGGCCGCCATGTGGGCCCTGCAGACTGTGGAGAAGGAGCGGGGCCTGGGCGGGGAGGTGCCGGGCAGTCACCAGGGCTCGGACCCCTACCACCAGCTGCGGGGTCAGGACCCCAAGTACAGCGCCCTCCGCCAGCAGTTCTTCCGCTACCATGGCCTGTCCTCCCTTTGCAATCTGGGCTGCCTCCTGAGCAATGGGCTTCATTTGGCAGGCCTTGCCCTGGCCCTCCACAACCTCTAG
- the RAB3D gene encoding ras-related protein Rab-3D — MASAGDPPTGQRDAADQNFDYMFKLLLIGNSSVGKTSFLFRYADDSFTPAFVSTVGIDFKVKTVYRHDKRIKLQIWDTAGQERYRTITTAYYRGAMGFLLMYDVANQESFAAVQDWATQIKTYSWDNAQVILVGNKCDLEDERVVPTEEGRRLADDLGFEFFEASAKENINVKQVFERLVDVICEKMNESLEPSSSPGSNGKGPALGDTPAPQPSSCPC, encoded by the exons ATGGCATCAGCTGGAGACCCCCCAACAGGCCAGCGGGATGCAGCGGACCAGAACTTCGACTACATGTTCAAGCTGCTGCTCATTGGCAACAGCAGCGTGGGCAAGACGTCCTTCCTGTTCCGATACGCCGACGACTCCTTCACGCCCGCCTTTGTCAGCACCGTGGGCATTGACTTCAAGGTCAAGACAGTCTACCGCCATGACAAGAGGATCAAGCTGCAGATCTGG GACACGGCGGGCCAGGAGCGCTACCGTACCATCACCACAGCCTACTACCGCGGAGCCATGGGCTTCCTGCTCATGTATGACGTTGCCAACCAGGAGTCCTTTGCTGCCGTGCAGGACTG GGCCACGCAGATCAAGACCTACTCCTGGGACAACGCTCAGGTCATCCTCGTGGGGAACAAGTGTGACCTGGAGGATGAGCGTGTTGTGCCCACCGAGGAAGGCCGGAGGCTCGCCGACGACCTTG GTTTTGAGTTCTTCGAGGCCAGCGCCAAGGAGAACATCAACGTGAAGCAGGTCTTCGAGCGCCTGGTGGACGTCATCTGCGAGAAGATGAATGAGTCCCTGGAACCCAGCTCTAGTCCTGGCAGCAATGGGAAAGGCCCGGCCTTGGGGGACACTCCAGCGCCACAGCCCAGCAGCTGTCCCTGCTAG